The Neodiprion fabricii isolate iyNeoFabr1 chromosome 4, iyNeoFabr1.1, whole genome shotgun sequence genome window below encodes:
- the LOC124179783 gene encoding uncharacterized protein LOC124179783, which produces MSLAPDVTSARTEDTFVLPHQPVICPESITTKLRVVFDASAKTSLGTSLNDKLLIGPNLQKDLFEIILRFGSHKVVLTADITAMFRQIRVREEDRGLQTILWRSDVSQPIQTYQLNTVTYGTAPAPFLAMRCLRQLAAEDSKYPQAAKMIEEDFYMDDVLTDSLLKLDKEGALKTLGLLWDAKTDIMQYSVTIDESTKISKRLVLPKIAQIFDPLGLLGSTLINAKCIMQQIWQLQTGWDENLPPQLQNTWDEYYNSLPKINEIRIPRNINPGNDSGKFDLIGFGDASEKAYGACLYAVSRNSKGETNSHLICSKGRVAPLKTISLPKLELNAALVLAKLCHAATQAFSQKIQGIYLWSDSTVTLTWIASSPNLRKIYVANRVTKIQNLTRNAVWLHVPSEHNPADLISRGMTFEDWETRDLWWHGPPWLKTGEWPEQKTINIDTSEMKPSVVLISSKSTSDVLRKFSTYGKLERVLAYCIRFRFNALGPKQSGSLTVEELEGAEKAIVKMTQRESFFPEYNALKQGEQVPKGSKLAVLSPFLDKRELFEWEADCQALTFPKHKNIRLFYQIVITYWALSGRREARKVTSNCIQCYRSRPKVPDVMMGDLPTERVRGSLKPFTNAGVDYAGPLQVRESRRRGRVPTTKAWIVVFTCLATRTVHLELVTEMTTEAFLSTLRRFVVRREICSTMISDNGTNFVGAARELKELYAFLESEKQTISDHLAQQRLVFTFEEYYTLLVELESILNSRPLTPLSSNPNDTTALSPSHFLVGNSLLLPTEHNYLKVPDNRLSRWQHLQKVRQHFWNRWYQEYLSELQKRQKWHFNHSNVNVGTLVLLKEENLPPLQWLLGRVVEVHVGADNIVRVATVRTSTGLFKRAVKKLCPLPVEEEDKF; this is translated from the exons ATGTCACTCGCACCAGATGTAACATCGGCAAGGACGGAAGACACATTTGTCTTGCCGCATCAGCCAGTGATATGCCCGGAAAGTATCACGACGAAACTACGTGTCGTTTTTGATGCGTCAGCGAAAACCTCTCTCGGAACATCGTTGAATGACAAGCTTTTAATAGGACCGAATCTTCAAAAGGAtttgttcgaaattattcTGCGGTTTGGATCGCATAAAGTCGTGCTAACAGCAGACATAACAGCCATGTTTCGACAGATTCGCGTTCGAGAGGAAGATCGCGGATTACAAACAATCTTGTGGAGATCGGACGTATCACAACCAATTCAAACGTACCAGTTGAACACCGTAACGTACGGCACAGCTCCAGCACCCTTTCTAGCGATGCGATGCTTACGGCAGCTCGCAGCGGAGGACTCTAAATATCCTCAAGCAGCAAAAATGATCGAGGAAGACTTTTACATGGATGATGTGTTGACCG ACAGTCTGTTGAAACTCGACAAGGAAGGAGCTCTAAAAACTTTGGGCCTTCTGTGGGACGCGAAAACTGACATCATGCAATATAGCGTGACAATTGATGAATcgacaaaaatatcaaagagaCTCGTGCTGCCCAAGATTGCTCAAATATTTGACCCTTTGGGTTTATTGGGTTCTACACTAATTAACGCAAAGTGTATAATGCAGCAGATCTGGCAATTGCAAACCGGTTGGGATGAGAATTTACCGCCGCAGCTTCAAAACACCTGGGATGAATACTACAACTCGTTACCTAAAATAAACGAGATACGCATACCGAGAAATATAAATCCGGGAAACGACAGCGGAAAATTCGATCTGATTGGATTCGGAGACGCTTCCGAAAAGGCGTATGGAGCTTGCCTCTATGCAGTGTCAAGGAATTCAAAGGGTGAAACGAATTCACATTTGATATGCTCGAAAGGTAGAGTAGCCCCGTTGAAAACAATTTCGCTACCGAAACTCGAACTCAACGCAGCGCTCGTACTTGCAAAACTGTGTCATGCAGCGACGCAAGCATTCTCACAAAAAATACAAGGCATTTATCTGTGGAGCGACTCGACGGTCACACTAACTTGGATAGCTTCATCACCGAATCTTCGGAAAATATACGTGGCTAACAGAgtgacaaaaattcaaaatttaacaCGCAATGCGGTATGGCTTCATGTCCCGTCGGAGCATAATCCCGCAGACTTAATATCGAGAGGCATGACGTTCGAAGATTGGGAGACGAGAGACTTGTGGTGGCACGGGCCTCCTTGGCTAAAAACCGGAGAGTGGCCCGAACAAAAAACCATCAACATCGATACATCCGAGATGAAACCATCGGTTGTACTCATCTCATCAAAAAGCACGAGTGACGTGCTgaggaaattttcaacatacgGAAAGCTTGAGAGAGTGTTAGCTTACTGCATTAGATTCAGATTCAACGCCTTGGGCCCAAAACAGAGTGGATCTTTGACAGTGGAGGAGCTCGAGGGCGCCGAAAAGGCGATAGTGAAAATGACTCAGAGAGAATCATTCTTTCCAGAATACAATGCATTGAAGCAGGGTGAGCAAGTCCCAAAGGGCAGTAAACTTGCCGTTCTCAGCCCTTTCTTAGACAAGAGGGAATTATTCGAGTGGGAGGCAGACTGTCAGGCGCTAACATTCCCGAAACACAAAAATATCCGATTATTTTACCAGATCGTCATCAC ATACTGGGCTCTATCTGGACGGCGAGAAGCTCGAAAAGTCACAAGCAATTGTATCCAGTGTTATCGAAGTAGACCGAAGGTACCGGATGTTATGATGGGCGATCTGCCGACTGAACGTGTTCGAGGTTCTCTGAAGCCATTCACTAATGCAGGCGTGGATTACGCGGGACCGTTGCAAGTTCGAGAAAGTCGGAGACGAGGTAGAGTCCCTACAACGAAAGCTTGGATCGTGGTTTTCACATGTCTCGCAACAAGGACTGTGCACTTAGAACTCGTGACGGAGATGACAACAGAAGCATTCCTATCAACACTACGTAGATTCGTGGTCCGAAGAGAAATTTGTTCGACTATGATATCCGATAATGGAACAAACTTCGTGGGAGCAGCAAGGGAGTTGAAAGAATTATACGCATTCTTGGAGAGCGAAAAGCAAACTATATCGGATCACCTAGCTCAGCAAC GTCTAGTCTTTACGTTTGAGGAGTATTACACACTTCTTGTTGAACTCGAATCAATCCTCAATTCCCGTCCACTCACACCTCTTTCGAGCAATCCTAACGACACAACAGCATTGAGCCCTTCCCATTTCCTAGTAGGGAACTCACTCTTGTTACCAACAGAACACAACTACTTGAAAGTTCCCGATAATCGATTGTCTCGTTGGCAACACTTGCAAAAAGTGAGGCAGCACTTTTGGAACCGATGGTACCAGGAGTATCTTTCGGAATTGCAAAAACGCCAGAAATGGCATTTCAACCACAGCAACGTAAATGTGGGAACTCTGGTTCTGCTCAAAGAAGAGAACCTTCCACCACTCCAATGGCTTCTTGGTCGAGTCGTTGAAGTACATGTGGGAGCAGACAACATCGTCCGAGTAGCTACGGTTCGAACGTCAACCGGTCTGTTCAAGAGAGCAGTAAAAAAGCTCTGCCCCTTGCCAGTGGAAGAAGAGGACAAATTCTAA
- the LOC124179626 gene encoding uncharacterized protein LOC124179626, producing the protein MQIVSVGLYLHVVRPCQLIVFIVTMSATVSQPSTSKTSTSQASKSKASTSKASKSQASTSKRFKSQESTSKATRKASSTPNIFEVQKEANSNLSSSNKPSASTSIASSSSSTDSHFWLEVLNSKFRCSAYKNLLRESTFTEAQAESLQNLFYQTSRQMYNTYINSDRVMKMHKCRDCEFSICHQCVSLNFLHVGRANGNPMTPTVVAPHTTTICICQFAFFHAHTSRPSRSETVNTRSLERIIASLRCDVCDTMVMIKHPHGKNSNCTLTKWSGINSSDEIAFHAQLIDHIKQFTPQTLSLEELYTCNHHCCLFFHRCTE; encoded by the exons ATGCAAATCGTCAGCGTAGGACTTTATTTACACGTTGTACGGCCCTGTCAATTGATTGTTTTTATAGTTACAATGTCTGCAACCGTGTCGCAACCGTCGACATCAAAAACATCAACATCGC AAGCATCCAAATCAAAAGCATCAACATCGAAAGCATCCAAATCACAAGCATCAACATCGAAAAGATTCAAATCGCAAGAATCGACATCGAAAGCAACGAGAAAAGCCAGTTCGAccccaaatatttttgaagtcCAAAAAGAGGCTAACTCAAACTTATCGTCTTCAAACAAACCATCGGCTAGCACGTCCATAGCGtctagcagcagcagcaccgaTAGCCATTTCTGGCTTGAGGTTTTGAACAGTAAGTTTCGATGCAGCGCTTACAAGAACCTACTGAGGGAGTCCACTTTTACTGAAGCACAGGCCGAAtcattacaaaatttattttatcaaacatCTCGACAAATGTATAACACATATATAAACAGCGATCGTGTTATGAAAATGCACAAATGTCGGGACTGTGAATTCTCGATATGTCATCAGTGTGTGtctcttaattttttacacgtagGCCGGGCAAACGGTAATCCGATGACCCCAACTGTCGTCGCGCCTCACACAACGACTATATGCATCTGTCAGTTTGCTTTCTTCCATGCTCACACTAGCAGACCATCGCGGTCCGAGACGGTGAATACTAGAAGCTTGGAACGTATCATCGCGAGCCTGCGTTGTGACGTGTGCGACACGATGGTAATGATTAAACATCCGCACGGTAAAAACTCTAACTGCACTTTGACAAAGTGGAGCGGTATAAACAGCAGTGATGAAATAGCATTCCACGCGCAGCTCATCGATCACATAAAACAGTTCACGCCGCAGACGCTTTCTTTGGAAGAGTTGTATACTTGCAATCACCACTGCTGCCTGTTTTTCCATCGCTGTACAGAATAA